In the genome of Dermacentor andersoni chromosome 3, qqDerAnde1_hic_scaffold, whole genome shotgun sequence, one region contains:
- the LOC140216547 gene encoding high-affinity choline transporter 1-like — translation MREAKPLTMLDPFEHRYGRWMALLLCFPAVVGEVFWTAAVLAALGDTAGAIIEVDVRFFIIASALVVFFYTSLGGVYVVTHTDVLQLASTTLFMWICVPYCLRNHAVGLIGPPHSDWVGTIASRQMSQLFDGFLMTALGGIPWQVYFQRVLSCESDFDARMLSYLAAVGCVALAIPPAVIGAVAKSANFTAAGYPGPPNLRDKDIVRVLPYSIRYLTSGLVTIMGMIGIAAAIMSSADSSMLSASAMVSNNVYKALLRPMASDVEVSMVLRIMVFTIGSWATYLALSVDSVFELWLLCSDFVYVLLFPQLLCVLYFKNSNTYGFLLGES, via the exons ATGCGCGAGGCCAAGCCGCTGACGATGCTGGACCCGTTCGAGCACCGCTATGGTCGGTGGATGGCGCTGCTGCTCTGCTTTCCAGCCGTTGTCGGCGAAGTCTTCTGGACTGCCGCCGTCTTGGCAGCTCTCG GTGACACCGCCGGCGCTATCATTGAGGTGGACGTACGCTTCTTCATCATTGCCTCCGCGCTCGTGGTGTTCTTCTACACATCGCTGGGAGGCGTCTACGTGGTCACACACACCGACGTGCTCCAGCTTGCCAGCACGACTCTTTTCATG TGGATTTGCGTGCCCTACTGCCTGCGCAACCACGCCGTCGGCTTGATCGGGCCTCCGCACAGCGACTGGGTCGGCACCATCGCGTCTCGCCAGATGAGCCAGCTTTTCGACGGCTTCCTGATGACCGCGCTCGGAGGCATCCCGTGGCAG GTGTACTTCCAGCGGGTGCTAAGCTGCGAGAGCGACTTCGACGCCCGCATGCTGTCCTACTTGGCCGCCGTGGGATGCGTCGCGCTGGCCATTCCGCCCGCGGTCATTGGCGCAGTGGCGAAGAGCGCGA acttcACGGCGGCCGGCTACCCGGGTCCGCCTAATCTGCGCGACAAGGACATCGTCCGGGTGCTGCCGTACTCCATCCGCTACCTGACCTCCGGCCTGGTCACCATCATGGGCATGATCGGCATCGCGGCTGCGATCATGTCGTCGGCGGACTCTTCCATGCTCAGTGCATCCGCCATGGTCAGCAATAACGTCTACAAGGCCCTTCTTCGGCCAATG GCTTCCGACGTCGAGGTGTCCATGGTCCTGCGAATCATGGTTTTCACCATCGGGTCTTGGGCAACCTACTTGGCGCTGTCCGTGGATTCCGTGTTCGAGCTGTGGTTGCTCTGCTCGGACTTCGTCTACGTGCTGCtgttcccgcagctgctctgcgtCCTCTACTTCAAGAACAGCAACACATACGGCTTCTTGTTGGGTGAGTCATGA
- the LOC140216296 gene encoding uncharacterized protein — MQDATDLGLNLMTDPAYPTRIGNSMTRDTTPDLTFVRSNGGGMADFEWRNTGHELGSDHYIVEVVVPLGGNDGVGRSLRKHRFTDWDAFRGLLPEEQTEITDIEEWSTEIVNKVEKATKEVETDERVHRVDSRLAHLIAAKQSILSRWKTQRTNRKLRKKVAELNREIESHSRVLCTQQWNEVCNAADGQMHCGKTWSMLRHLLDATTTKSHQHHNLAKIIHRALTEHGEDEVKKRLDDKYLPVTPTETHPDYLGEANEWLDRDIEVWEVRVALHDLNSNSAAGPDRVTNRALKNLNEAAIEYLTAYFNTCWRAGSLPRQWKAAKTILIPKPGKPPNIENLRPISLTSCVGKALEHVLMNRWQRYLEDSGLYPNTVIGFRNKLGTQDAMIQLKNEILDDTTNTKDKRAILGLDLLSAFDKVRHSAILAQVSRLNMGKRTYAYIKDFLTERTTEIIAGDLRLQKKKLGSVGTPQGSVISPLLFNLVMIGVAERLSRVARVRHTIYADDITLWVPGGSDGHIEDTLQEAVDAIEEQLDGSGLVCSPSKSELLVIPPKRTARKTKGNEPAREQDTIKIRTSGGHMIPVVEKIRVLGMLIERKRVNGETVNRLAAKVTTAIRLIKRVSHRTAGMKEESLTRLLESFAISHITYVAAFHNWRQCERNKINALIRKAYKAALGLVDCTSTDKFLALGVHNTLEEIAEAQRTAQLARLSETRTGRQVLRDLGLGPKEMGPENTEVPVPDAISRRLPVCPVPRNMNPEFHKERRAARAKALIDLHAKDRGAVFVDAAEYPHDRKAFAAAVVGASTGATRTAASVRTRGAHQAEEVAIALAIADPECTTVLCDSRTAVKNYARARVCGEAASVLRVVDLASESRCVMIKWFPAHMGSDVSDRGNANHNETVNAAARGLTNRAAATTADPSWWWETKDKMTSYNEIVKWYRLERRTMPPPHPGLTRKEAVLYRQLQTGSLFTPVLMRHVCRSVYESDLCCVCRKERATAAHILWDCAKNPHEAATITTIPPRLEAATRCYDQDVQTQAVQQISTALERQRPSETGGRLPPQKRGSYYIG, encoded by the exons ATGCAAGATGCTACCGACTTGGGACTAAATCTAATGACCGACCCAGCATACCCTACAAGAATCGGCAACTCGATGACCCGAGACACAACGCCCGATCTCACTTTCGTCAGGAGTAATGGCGGTGGTATGGCGGACTTCGAATGGCGCAACACGGGCCACGAATTGGGAAGTGACCATTACATTGTGGAGGTCGTTGTCCCGCTCGGTGGTAACGACGGAGTTGGCAGAAGCCTTCGGAAACATAGATTTACTGACTGGGACGCGTTTCGAGGATTGTTACCCGAGGAGCAAACCGAAATTACGGACATTGAGGAGTGGTCCACCGAGATTGTAAACAAGGTAGAAAAGGCCACCAAGGAAGTCGAGACGGACGAGCGTGTCCACAGGGTCGACAGCCGCCTCGCCCACCTCATCGCAGCCAAGCAGTCCATCCTGTCAAGGTGGAAGACGCAGAGGACAAAcagaaagctacgcaagaaggtCGCCGAACTCAACCGCGAGATCGAGTCCCACAGCCGAGTGCTATGCACACAGCAATGGAATGAGGTTTGTAACGCAGCGGACGGCCAGATGCACTGCGGCAAGACGTGGAGCATGCTGAGGCATCTTTTGGATGCGACCACGACCAAGTCTCACCAGCACCACAACTTGGCCAAGATCATCCACAGGGCGCTGACCGAGCACGGGGAAGACGAAGTGAAGAAACGCCTcgacgacaagtacctcccggtCACTCCCACAGAGACGCACCCGGACTACCTAGGCGAAGCAAACGAGTGGCTAGATCGAGACATTGAAGTATGGGAAGTAAGGGTTGCCCTGCACGATCTCAACAGCAACTCCGCCGCTGGTCCCGACCGCGTTACGAACAGAGCGCTAAAAAATCTTAACGAAGCGGCCATCGAGTACCTCACGGCATACTTCAACACTTGCTGGCGAGCCGGATCATTACCCCGGcagtggaaagcagccaagaccatcttgattcccaagccgggcaagccacccaacattgagaacctccggccgatctcgcttacgtcctgtgtgggcaaagcgttggagcatgtactcatgaacaggtggcagaggtacctggaagattcggggctctacccaaacaccgtcatcgggttccgaaacaagctcggaactcaggacgccatgatacaacttaaaaatgaaatcctcgatgacactaccaacacgaaagacaAGCGAGCCATCTTGGGTTTGGACCTGCTGAGTGCTTTTGACAAAGTGAGACACTCAGCGATTCTCGCCCAGGTGTCACGGCTAAACATGGGCAAGAGAACTTATGCGTACATCAAGGATTTTTTGACGGAGCGGACTACCGAAATCATCGCCGGTGACCTGCGGCTCCaaaagaagaagctcggcagtgtcgggaccccccagggctcagtcatctcgccattgcttttcaaccttgtaatgaTAGGGGTGGCCGAGCGCCTCTCACGAGTGGCGCGGGTCCGAcacaccatctatgccgacgacataacgctctgggtcccaggaggaagcgacggacacatcgaggatacattgcaagaggcggttgacgctatcgaggagcagctggacgggTCTGGGCTCGTCTGCTCCCCAAGCAAGTCTGAGCTGTTGGTGATTCCTCCGAAAAGGACAGCTAGGAAGACGAAAGGCAACGAACCTGCGAGAGAGCAAGACACAATAAAGATCAGGACGAGCGGTGGTCACATGATCCCAGTTGTCGAGAAGATCCGAGTGCTGGGGatgctgattgagcgcaaacgagtcaacggcgagacggtcaaccgtCTGGCGGCCAAAGTCACCACGGCCATCCGCCTCATTAAGAGGGTGTCGcacagaacagcaggcatgaaggaagaaagcctcacccggctattggaatccttcgctataagccacattacatacgttgctgctttccacaactggaggcagtgcgaacgaaataagatcaatgcgctcatacgcaaagcgtacaaggctgcactcggactagtcgactgcacaagcaccgacaagttcctggccttgggagtgcataacaccctggaggaaatcgccgaggcgcagaggaccgctcagctcgcgcggctatcagaaacaagaacgggcagacaagtgctgcgtgacctaggcctgggaccaaaggaaatgggacccgaaaatacagaggtgcctgtaccggacgcaattagTAGAAGGCTACCGGTATGTCCGGTGCCAAGGAATatgaaccctgagttccacaaagagcggcgggcggcgagggccaaggcgctcatcgatctccatgccaaagacaggggtgccgtgtttgtggacgcggcagagtatccacatgacagaaaggcattcgccgctgcagtcgtcggggcatcgaccggtgcaacgagaacagctgcgagtgtgcggactcgaggcgcgcatcaagccgaggaggtggccattgctttggccatcgccgaccctgagtgcacgactgtgctctgtgattctaggacggcagtgaaaaattacgccagagcaagggtgtgtggtgaagccgcgagtgtgttgcgtgtggtcgatctcgcgagtgaaagtcggtgtgtgatgataaagtggtttccggcccacatgggcagtgatgtgtcggatcgcggcaacgctaaccacaacgagacggtgaacgcggcggcgcgaggactaaccaaccgtgccgctgctactacagccgacccgtcgtggtggtgggaaaccaaggacaaaatgacttcctataacgaaattgtgaaatggtaccgactagagcgaaggactatgccgccacctcatccgggcttgacccgtaaggaggcggttttatatcgacaacttcaaacggggtcattattcaccccggtgctgatgaggcacgtgtgtcgaagtgtttatgaaagtgatctgtgttgtgtgtgccgaaaggaaagagccactgcagctcacatcctttgggactgtgctaagaatccgcatgaagctgcaacaataacaacgatcccgccgcggctcgaggccgcaacgagatgctatgaccaagatgtccaaacccaggccgtccagcagatctcgacggccctcgaaaggcaacgaccgagcgaaaccggagggaggctgccaccccaaaagaggggcag TTACTACATCGGATAA
- the LOC126525025 gene encoding organic cation transporter protein-like: MSSPWDSPENLHKQRCHSWDYDIKDWGDSIVSRFDLVCDRKFLFTVASLLPTLSYAGLMPVAGFAADRLGRKPVSTISGCVLLVAVVGCSVAVNYTIFLVNRLVLITCGAFSYLTTFVLLYEVTGSAQRWVATLLHMAVAATVVPPFLNLLSAQEPSWSLAHVVFIVPTAVFATWCSQLDESPVWLLATRRVKKAKRVILAAARLNHVDEEKAKQHLQALCAELRKMQHSDDTLMLPSSLSDAVLEVIKMRRHAAAAFFSRFACGGVFFGLMITDTLSGLYWQGAHVAFSVACYIVITRAMNNYGPRHTLQGLLAATCSSAVARATSAYVGFDTAASCVRASMKILASGSVSVVMCYLGDIFPAQNRCTGMGLSIVIGGIGSIIGTSLASVRTVRPGFVFDVFYAVMMLLSIFAVQWLPEVFIEKPRSPYVTSPDERKMAMQASLKHKEKPRARHQRESKTNVGQRTLS; this comes from the coding sequence GACAGTCCCGAAAACCTACACAAGCAGCGCTGTCACAGCTGGGATTACGACATCAAGGACTGGGGCGATAGCATCGTGAGCCGATTCGACCTTGTGTGCGACCGCAAGTTTCTGTTCACCGTGGCGTCGCTTTTACCGACCCTAAGCTATGCTGGGCTCATGCCCGTGGCGGGGTTTGCGGCCGACCGACTCGGCAGGAAACCGGTGAGCACGATCTCCGGCTGCGTACTTCTCGTCGCCGTCGTCGGCTGCAGCGTCGCCGTCAACTACACCATCTTCCTCGTCAACCGCCTCGTGCTGATCACGTGCGGCGCCTTCTCGTACCTGACGACGTTCGTCCTGCTGTACGAAGTGACCGGAAGCGCGCAGCGCTGGGTTGCCACGCTTCTCCACATGGCGGTGGCTGCTACCGTAGTTCCGCCGTTCTTGAACCTCCTCTCCGCACAGGAGCCGAGCTGGTCGCTCGCCCACGTCGTCTTCATCGTCCCCACGGCCGTGTTCGCCACTTGGTGCTCGCAGCTGGACGAGTCACCCGTGTGGCTCCTCGCTACACGAAGGGTGAAGAAAGCCAAGCGAGTGATCCTCGCCGCTGCCCGGTTGAACCACGTCGACGAGGAGAAGGCCAAGCAGCACTTGCAAGCTCTGTGCGCCGAGCTGAGGAAGATGCAGCACAGTGACGATACGTTGATGTTGCCGAGCTCACTGTCAGACGCCGTCTTAGAGGTCATCAAAATGCGTCGCCACGCCGCAGCCGCCTTCTTCTCGAGGTTCGCGTGTGGCGGCGTCTTTTTCGGTCTCATGATCACCGACACGCTGTCGGGGCTCTATTGGCAGGGGGCGCACGTAGCTTTCTCCGTGGCCTGCTACATCGTCATAACGCGGGCGATGAACAACTACGGCCCGCGCCACACGCTCCAGGGCCTCCTGGCCGCAACTTGCTCGAGCGCCGTCGCGAGGGCAACTTCCGCGTACGTCGGCTTCGACACCGCGGCCTCCTGCGTACGCGCGTCCATGAAGATCCTGGCATCTGGTTCGGTGAGCGTCGTTATGTGCTACCTGGGAGACATTTTCCCGGCGCAAAACCGGTGCACCGGCATGGGTCTGTCGATTGTGATCGGCGGCATCGGATCGATCATTGGAACCTCCCTCGCCAGCGTTCGTACCGTGCGCCCGGGCTTCGTCTTTGACGTCTTTTACGCCGTCATGATGCTGCTCAGCATCTTCGCCGTCCAGTGGCTCCCGGAAGTGTTCATCGAGAAGCCGCGTTCTCCGTACGTCACGAGTCCCGATGAGCGTAAGATGGCTATGCAAGCCTCTCTGAAGCACAAGGAAAAACCGCGCGCCAGACATCAACGTGAAAGCAAGACAAATGTTGGACAAAGGACCCTGTCCTGA